A genomic region of Cryptococcus gattii WM276 chromosome F, complete sequence contains the following coding sequences:
- a CDS encoding uncharacterized protein (Similar to TIGR gene model, INSD accession AAW44058.1), translating to MDQDAFRSLLSAPRAGGSSSSRSVLGAPPPKRGWGLKAKEGYEKKEEPSKEKESRLPFAPRQQVKKDSKYKDRADLRRKGADDEFKSVEKLLEDFEARKANATAEELEEIEKQRAYLGGDAEHSVLVKGLDYALLAARKAELAREEAENMDEELEELGRGLKGKKNVGAKDDATEEAKVKEEALGRGFKSIAQKKAEAKVAMEEKKKKKKKKKVKVENIDTPAPVASQPTGMPKDMGTAKSVEEAQPITKLAPPPLPELDEDEDIFGGVGEYDLKAAAGPEYDSDDEDEIMSFGIKEPDSEERASRGRSRSRSFSRGRSYSRDPSLSRSHDHGKRLGPRSPGRRHSRGKRARSRSREYRYPSRSRSRSREYSGRRYSRSPSYDRYDRRRPTSPYRRRSPSPYRRRRRSPYSRSRSPVYQRGYKHRRTSYDRSPSPGLRYASRSRSRSRSPPRRRYPPPSPKSRFISRLSSAPARERSGTRSLSPVPYYPYPARSLSRSLSPSSDEGPVAGTRLQPLASSAIPSLKTFLAAHDATSKEAEKKARKAKWRAQQGLPAHENDEGDVKPGTGKHMNEKQKANRDYQLLMNKMNKEKQGEKSGKEA from the exons ATGGATCAA GACGCTTTCAGGTCTCTCCTTTCGGCCCCTCGTGCAGGCGGATCAAGTTCATCTCGAAGTGTCCTTGGTGCACCCCCTCCCAAACGTGGATGGGGTTTGAAGGCCAAAGAAGG GTatgaaaagaaagaagagccatcgaaagaaaaggaaagcCGGCTTCCTTTCGCTCCCCGGCAGCAGGTGAAAAAAGACAGCAAATACAAAGACAGAGCAGACTTACGTAGAAAAGGTGCTGATGATGAGTTCAAATCG GTAGAGAAGCTGCTTGAGGACTTTGAAGCTCGGAAAGCCAATGCCACCGCCgaagagctggaagagattgaaaaGCAACGGGCCTATCTTGGTGGCGATGCTGAGCACTCAGTACTGGTAAAGGGCTTGGACTATGCCTTACTCGCGGCCCGGAAAGCGGAACTGGCgagagaagaagctgagAATATGGACGAGGAGCTTGAGGAACTTGGGAGAGGACTGAAGGGCAAAAAGAATGTGGGAGCGAAAGACGATGCTACTGAGGAAGCAAAGGTCAAGGAAGAGGCTCTCGGCAGAGGG TTCAAATCCATCGCCCAAAAGAAGGCTGAAGCAAAAGTTGCTatggaagagaagaagaagaagaaaaagaagaagaaagtTAAAGTCGAAAACATTGATACCCCTGCTCCTGTTGCTTCTCAGCCTACTGGCATGCCCAAGGATATGGGAACAGCAAAATCTGTCGAAGAAGCACAACCAATCACAAAGCTTGctcctccccctcttccAGAATTagatgaagatgaagatatTTTTGGTGGTGTTGGGGAATATGATCTCAAGGCAGCCGCTGGGCCCGAGTACGATTcagatgatgaggacgagATAATGAGCTTTGGTATCAAAGAGCCCGACAGCGAAGAGAGGGCATCAAGAGGGAGGAGTCGTAGTCGATCGTTTTCTAGAGGTAGATCGTACTCTCGGGACCCTTCTTTGTCGAGGAGCCATGACCACGGAAAGAGATTGGGACCGAGGTCGCCTGGGAGGAGGCATTCGCGCGGAAAAAGGGCGAGGTCAAGGTCGAGGGAGTACAGGTATCCCTCAAGGTCAAGGTCAAGATCAAGGGAGTATTCCGGTCGACGGTATTCGCGGTCACCTTCATACGACCGATATGACCGTCGACGTCCCACTTCACCATATCGGCGGCGCTCTCCTTCCCCATACCGACGACGTCGTCGTTCTCCTTACTCTCGTTCTCGTAGTCCCGTCTACCAAAGAGGTTACAAGCATCGCAGAACATCCTACGATAGGTCACCTTCCCCCGGACTAAGGTATGCTTCTCGATCTCGATCTCGATCTCGGTCACCCCCGCGCCGTCGATATCCACCTCCTTCCCCAAAGAGTCGATTTATCTCCAGATTATCATCTGCCCCTGCTCGAGAACGATCTGGGACGCGTTCTCTCTCTCCTGTCCCTTACTATCCTTACCCCGCTCGATCTCTATCTCGTTCACTATCTCCATCTTCAGACGAAGGCCCTGTTGCAGGCACCCGCCTCCAACCTCTCGCTTCTTCTGCTATCCCATCTCTCAAAACCTTCTTGGCTGCCCACGATGCTACGTCTAAAGAGgcggagaagaaggcaagaaAGGCCAAATGGCGAGCCCAGCAAGGATTGCCTGCGCATGAGAATGACGAGGGTGACGTCAAGCCTGGTACGGGCAAGCACATGAATGAGAAGCAAAAGGCGAACAGAGATTACCAACTGTTAATGAACAAAATGAATAAAGAGAAACAGGGGGAGAAGAGTGGCAAGGAAGCGTGA
- a CDS encoding uncharacterized protein (Similar to TIGR gene model, INSD accession AAW44071.1) — protein sequence MPTQSTSQLPVSRPDSTFQTPALTPSNSVGPSPAFTVLQSPAVSEFDLEDPFDKIGYQDDETTMPECWGHRGASASFPENTIASFVEACKAGADGIETDIHMTTDDVLVMFHDPELHRTTDGEGRIDKLPWKGVLEHVRTLEKPHQPIPQFTQVIDLLLQPENSRVKINLDLKVENDPVRLFGLIKSVVESYEGWQQKLAPRIVLGIWHPKFVVPATTILPYLPRYAISMDIPQCRKYFFNICHGFSIRYEALATSEGAKFRQECKAAGKKICSWTVNDPEEMRQCARWGIASVISDKPDLWRKIRLEIETDRAKALKPTLQSYISPFFQRKNWWFDYQRLANEETEYLEREAGTFDIPVPHVEMHIAAPEY from the exons ATGCCTACTCAGTCTACCTCCCAGCTTCCAGTCTCTCGCCCCGATTCCACCTTCCAAACTCCTGCCCTCACTCCCTCTAATTCTGTTGGCCCATCGCCTGCGTTCACCGTTCTTCAGTCGCCTGCGGTATCCGAGTTCGATCTCGAAGACCCGTTTGACAAGATTGGCTATCAAGATGATGAGACCACTATGCCTGAATGTTGGGGTCACCGTGGTGCTTCTGCCTCGTTTC CGGAAAATACGATCGCCTCCTTTGTCGAGGCATGCAAGGCCGGTGCCGATGGTATCGAGACGG ACATTCACATGACTACCGACGATGTCTTGGTCATGTTCCATGACCCCGAATTACATCGAACGACCGATGGTGAGGGCCGGATCGACAAGCTTCCTTGGAAAGGTGTCTTGGA ACACGTGCGAACATTAGAAAAGCCTCACCAACCTATACCTCAGTTCACTCAAGTAATTGACCTCTTGCTTCAGCCTGAAAACTCTCGCGTCAAGATCAAT CTTGACCTGAAAGTCGAGAACGACCCGGTACGACTATTTGGGCTCATCAAAAGCGTGGTCGAAAGTTACGAGGGGTGGCAACAGAAGTTGGCTCCTAGAATCGTGCTTGGTATCTGGCAT CCCAAGTTCGTCGTTCCCGCTACCACCATCCTCCCTTACCTTCCCCGCTACGCCATCTCAATGGACATTCCTCAGTGTCGCAAGTACTTTTTCAACATCTGTCATGGTTTTTCCATCAGGTATGAAGCGCTTGCAACATCTGAAGGCGCCAAGTTTAGGCAGGAATGTAAAGCTGCGGGTAAGAAGATCTGTTCTTGGACTGTCAACGACCCGGAGGAGATGAGGCAGTGCGCGAGGTGGGGTATTGCCAGTGTCATTTCAGACAAGCCGGACCTCTGGAGGAAAATTAGGCTTGAG ATTGAGACTGACAGGGCCAAGGCTCTTAAGCCTACTCTTCAGTCTTATATCTCACCTTTCTTTCAGAGAAAGAACTGGTGGTTTGACTAC CAACGCCTCGCCAACGAAGAGACAGAATATCTCGAGCGAGAGGCTGGCACGTTCGACATTCCCGTTCCCCACGTGGAAATGCACATCGCAGCACCAGAGTATTGA